Proteins co-encoded in one Lasioglossum baleicum chromosome 14, iyLasBale1, whole genome shotgun sequence genomic window:
- the LOC143215521 gene encoding uncharacterized protein LOC143215521, with amino-acid sequence MLGPKRHPLRGNLLLSLFFLLGTYALLSRAAAFPDWTDCPAVCRCKWTSGKKSALCHDAGLTSLPASLDPDMQVLDLSGNKIPALQSEIFKRSGLLNLQKVFLRNAGIRDIHADSFRNMTILVEIDLSDNHVETLESGTFLGNERLRILILSGNPLSRLRKHQFPVLQHLRTLELQRCKLSEIHGEAFVHLVGLESLRLDQNELEYVDAPVISNLPRLKTLTMDANRWSCDCRLRDFRSWLISDVPNKLYSVPQVCSSPPRLQGRKWEDVKPVEFACEPVVYVQANSIQEEVNGNLSLACRATGDPEPEVWWQLNGGPVNATKLTDQSYSGTYVSYATSEIGYIERSTVGRDNKVTDRWSNLTVYNASDGDAGEYACFAKNIAGLARDTVSVAIPRVHTAPTLSQSDNWLLWVSLAGGGAAALCASISAALLALCVCGGSRRQSAREKVKLQGSTSFGDQEKKLLDLSVTTTTPGNSNEQGSGHGSIVEAYSSGDLELAERGSICDPMSAATVTIERLRPEVTGGAANAIRSVPCAAMFPPPPPEFTNGVLPAGIFGNIFISVSVPQDSSERCYPDLLDLPVHGGVVNKSSTAVAAASSVSSFATLPRRALRNTDLCSPYDNMGPRVTANGSSAFSLTDVDLRLSPPPPPRIIQPPHEFVSL; translated from the coding sequence ATGTTAGGTCCAAAGCGGCACCCTCTCCGAGGGAACCTCCTGCTGTCCCTGTTCTTCTTGCTGGGCACGTACGCGTTGCTTTCGCGAGCAGCCGCGTTCCCGGACTGGACCGACTGTCCAGCCGTGTGTCGTTGCAAATGGACGTCGGGTAAGAAATCGGCGCTGTGCCACGACGCCGGTCTGACATCGTTGCCCGCGTCCCTGGACCCGGACATGCAGGTGCTGGACCTGTCCGGGAACAAGATCCCGGCGCTGCAGTCGGAGATCTTCAAGCGGTCGGGCCTGCTGAACTTGCAGAAGGTGTTCCTGAGGAACGCGGGGATCCGCGACATCCACGCGGACTCGTTCCGCAACATGACGATCCTGGTGGAGATCGACCTGTCCGATAACCACGTGGAGACCCTCGAGTCAGGCACGTTCCTGGGCAACGAAAGGCTGAGGATCCTGATCCTGAGCGGCAACCCGTTGAGCCGGTTGCGTAAGCACCAGTTCCCCGTGCTGCAGCATCTGCGTACCCTCGAGCTGCAAAGGTGTAAGCTCTCGGAGATCCATGGCGAAGCGTTCGTGCACTTGGTGGGCCTCGAGTCGCTGAGACTCGATCAGAACGAGCTCGAGTACGTGGACGCGCCAGTGATCTCGAACCTGCCTCGCCTGAAGACGCTGACCATGGACGCGAACCGGTGGAGCTGCGACTGCAGACTCCGCGACTTCCGGAGCTGGCTGATCTCCGACGTGCCCAACAAACTCTATTCCGTGCCTCAAGTGTGTTCGTCGCCGCCGCGGCTCCAGGGTCGCAAGTGGGAGGACGTTAAACCGGTCGAGTTCGCTTGCGAGCCTGTGGTCTACGTCCAGGCAAACAGTATCCAGGAGGAAGTGAACGGTAACCTGAGCCTGGCCTGTCGAGCCACCGGAGATCCCGAGCCTGAGGTCTGGTGGCAGTTGAACGGCGGCCCAGTGAACGCCACTAAACTAACCGATCAGTCTTATTCGGGGACGTACGTGTCCTACGCGACGTCCGAGATCGGCTACATTGAGCGGTCCACGGTCGGCAGGGACAACAAGGTGACCGACAGGTGGAGCAACCTGACGGTGTACAACGCGAGCGACGGTGACGCGGGGGAGTACGCTTGTTTCGCGAAGAACATCGCCGGCCTGGCCAGGGACACCGTCAGTGTGGCAATCCCGCGAGTGCACACGGCCCCCACGCTCTCCCAAAGTGACAATTGGCTGTTGTGGGTCAGTCTAGCTGGAGGCGGGGCCGCGGCTTTGTGCGCCTCGATCTCCGCGGCTCTGTTGGCCCTTTGTGTGTGTGGTGGCTCCCGGCGGCAGAGTGCTCGCGAGAAGGTCAAGCTACAGGGTAGCACCAGCTTCGGCGACCAGGAGAAGAAGCTGCTGGACCTCTCGGTGACCACGACCACGCCCGGGAACAGCAACGAGCAAGGCAGCGGTCACGGGAGCATCGTCGAGGCCTACAGCTCCGGGGACTTGGAGCTGGCGGAAAGGGGGTCGATCTGCGATCCCATGAGCGCCGCCACCGTCACCATAGAGAGACTCCGACCGGAGGTGACCGGTGGCGCCGCGAACGCGATCAGATCTGTCCCCTGCGCCGCCATGTTTCCTCCACCGCCCCCGGAGTTCACCAACGGTGTCCTCCCCGCTGGGATCTTCGGGAACATCTTCATCTCCGTGTCCGTACCACAGGACTCCTCCGAACGATGCTATCCCGACTTGCTCGACCTGCCTGTTCACGGCGGCGTGGTGAACAAGTCGAGCACCGCCGTCGCAGCAGCCTCCAGTGTCTCCAGTTTCGCGACACTACCACGGCGGGCTCTGAGAAACACAGACCTCTGCTCGCCTTACGACAATATGGGGCCCCGTGTCACAGCCAATGGCAGCTCCGCGTTCTCTTTGACTGACGTGGATCTACGGTTATCGCCGCCACCGCCCCCGCGAATCATACAACCCCCGCACGAGTTCGTTTCTCTGTAA